The Thioalkalivibrio thiocyanodenitrificans ARhD 1 nucleotide sequence CTGCCGGGACAGGTCGAATCCGAATCGGCTGAGGAAGCCGTGTCCATAGCCCACGCCAATGGCATGCAGCAGCCGGATGGACACCAGGTTTCGCGACTGGGCAAGTGCGTCCCGCAGCCGGGTGGGCCCGTAGAACTGCCCGCTGTAGTTGGTGGGCCGCCAGGTGTCCTCCAGGGCCGCGTCCTCGAATACCACCGGCGCGTCATTGATGAGGCTGGCCGGCGAATAGCCCCGTTCCAGGGAAGCGGAGTAGAGAAACGGCTTGAAGGCCGATCCCGGCTGGCGCTCCGCCTGAACCGCACGGTTGAAACTGCCTCGATAGAAGTCGAAGCCTCCCACCAGCGCCTGCAGGGCACCGTCATCGGGATCCATGGCCACCAGAGCCCCGCCGACCGCCGGAACCTGCCCCAGCACCCAGCGCTCGCGGTCTCCGGACGCCCGTTCCACCCGGATGAGATCACCCGGCGACAGCACGTCACCGAGCCGCGTCGGGGCATCCCCGGTGCGGGACACATTGATATAGGGACGCGCCCAGGACACCGCATCCAGATCCAGGGACACGCGGCTGCCGGCCCCCATATAGACCTCGGCCGAGCCTTCTTCCACCTGGATCACGATACCCGGCCACAGCCGCCCCCCCACCCGGGCCACCCGGGAGAGCACCTCATCCCAGGCACCCTCGTCGGCATGTCCCGACAGGTCGATGCGCGCCTCCGGCCCGCGGTAACCATGGCGCCGGTCATAACCGATCAGGCCCTGACGCAGGGCATCGTTGCCGGCCCGCTGCATGCGGCTGTCCAAGGTCGTGTAGACACGGAACCCGTCGGTATAGGCGGCGTCCCCATGCCGGGCCACCATCTCCTGGCGCACCATCTCACCCACGAAGGGGGCCTCCAGTTGCACCACCGGGTGGTGCAGCCGGGCCGCCACCGGCGCCTGCAGGGCCTGCCGGTAGTCCTCGGAGGTCACCCAGCCGAGGCTGTGCATGCGGCCCAGCACGTAGTTGCGCCGGATCTCCGCGCGTCGCGGGCTGGTGACCGGGTTGGCGGCGGACGGCGCCTTGGGCAACCCGGCGATCACGGCGATCTGGTCCAGGGTCAGGTCATCGACGGTGGCCCCGTAATAGACCTGCGCCGCCGCGGCCACCCCGTAGGCCCTCTGCCCCAGATAAATCTTGTTCAGGTAGAGCTCGAGGATCTCGTCCTTGCTGAGTTCGCGCTCGATGCGAAGCGCCAGGAAAATCTCCGTCAGTTTTCGGGTGTAGGTGCGGTCGCGACTCAGGAAGAAGTTGCGCGCCAGCTGCATGGTGATGGTGCTGCCGCCCTGGCTCCGCTCCCCGGTGGTCATCAGGTTGTGGGCCGCGCGCAGCAGTCCCTGGTAATCCACCCCCGGGTGGGAATAGAACCGGTCATCCTCCGCGGCCAGGAAGGCCTGCACCATCCGCTCGGGGACCTCTTGCAGGCGCAGCGGCTCCCGGCGCTGCTCGCCGTACTCCGCGATCAGCAGACCGTCCCGGCTGTACACCCGCAACGGGACCTGGAGATGCACCTCCCGAAGCGAGTCGACCTCGGGCATGTCCGGGGCCACATAAATATAGGCACCGGCCACGACCAGGATGCCGACAAAGAAAAGCGCGAAGAGGCTCGTGACGCCCCAGCGGATCAATTTCAGGATGGCAATCATTCAAGGGGCCCAAAACAAGCCGCGAGGAGGTAGGACGTCGGGAAAATGATACCGTTGCTCTGCAAAACTGAAAACCCGTTCAAATAATTGAGAAATTTATGCTAGTTATTTTATGGAGTTGGGGCTAGTATCTAGAAAAAATATAAGTTATACACTGATCCAGATAAAAAAAGGGACCTCGGGCATCCACTCTTGGCGCACAGCGGATGGGACCTCCATCCTCGACGACGATTGCGTATTTGCCCCGGGCGGCGGCTCCGCTGCCGCGCCCCGACAGAGGTGTCGACAACCTGGTCCGGGCCAGAGTGAAAAGGGAGCGTCGTGATAGGGTTCAGCCGCAAGAAACCGCCCCTGCTGGGCATCGACATCAGCTCGACCACGGTCAAGCTGGTGGAACTCAGCCGGTCCGGTGGAAAATACCGTGTCGAGAGCTATGCCGTCGAGCCGTTGCCTGCCAACGCCGTCGCAGAAAAGAACATCCAGGAGCCCCAGACGGTCGGCGACACTATCAAGCGGGCCGTCAAGCGCTCCGGCACCAAGACACGCACCTGCGCCCTGGCCGTGCCCTCCTCCGCGGTCATCACCAAGATCATCACCATGCCCGCCTCCCTCAAGCCAGACGAGATGGAAGGGCAGATCCAGGTCGAGGCCGACCAGTACATCCCGTATGCCCTGGAAGAGGTGAACCTGGATTTCGAGGTGATCGGCCCCACACCCAAGAATCCCGAGACCGTGGATGTGCTCCTGTCCGCCTCGCGCAGCGAGATCGTGGAGGTGCGCGAGGCCACCGCCGTCATGGGGGGGCTCGAGCCCAAGGTCATCGATGTGGAGGCCTACGCCATTGAACATACCTACCCCCTGCTCCTGAACCAGCTGGAAGGACTGGAAGACGCCGAGACGGTGGCCATCATCGATATCGGCGCGACCATGACCAGCATCAACATTCTGGACCAGGGCAGCCTCACCTATACCCGGGAACAGACCTTCGGCGGCAAACAACTGACCGAAGAGATCATGCGCCGCTACGGCCTGTCGTACGATGAGGCGGGTCAGGCCAAGAAGGAAGGCGGCCTGCCCGACAACTACGTTTCCGAGGTATTGGAGCCCTTCAAGGACACGATGGTTCAACAGGTGGGGCGATTCCTGCAGTTCTTCTTCGCCGCCAGCCAGCACAACCATGTGGACCAGATCGTCCTGGCCGGTGGCTGTGCATCCATCCCCGGCGTGGATGAGCTGATCGAGTCCCGGATCGGCACCCGCACTCAGATTGCCAACCCGTTCGGCCGCATGTCGCTCAATACCCGGGTCAACCCGCAGCGGCTCGGTCATGACGCCCCGTCACTGATGATCGCGTGCGGTCTGGCCATGAGGAGCTTCGACTGATGTCCCAGATCAACCTG carries:
- a CDS encoding penicillin-binding protein 1A, encoding MIAILKLIRWGVTSLFALFFVGILVVAGAYIYVAPDMPEVDSLREVHLQVPLRVYSRDGLLIAEYGEQRREPLRLQEVPERMVQAFLAAEDDRFYSHPGVDYQGLLRAAHNLMTTGERSQGGSTITMQLARNFFLSRDRTYTRKLTEIFLALRIERELSKDEILELYLNKIYLGQRAYGVAAAAQVYYGATVDDLTLDQIAVIAGLPKAPSAANPVTSPRRAEIRRNYVLGRMHSLGWVTSEDYRQALQAPVAARLHHPVVQLEAPFVGEMVRQEMVARHGDAAYTDGFRVYTTLDSRMQRAGNDALRQGLIGYDRRHGYRGPEARIDLSGHADEGAWDEVLSRVARVGGRLWPGIVIQVEEGSAEVYMGAGSRVSLDLDAVSWARPYINVSRTGDAPTRLGDVLSPGDLIRVERASGDRERWVLGQVPAVGGALVAMDPDDGALQALVGGFDFYRGSFNRAVQAERQPGSAFKPFLYSASLERGYSPASLINDAPVVFEDAALEDTWRPTNYSGQFYGPTRLRDALAQSRNLVSIRLLHAIGVGYGHGFLSRFGFDLSRQPRNLSLALGSGTVTPMEMAAAYAVFANGGYRVDPWFIERIEGPDGEPLLQAAPRRVCDPPCDSVVEDGAGLTPVDHDGHPVTGDPGATPLPLIEPAERVLSPANAYQMVSMMRDVIQEGTGRRARQLGRADLAGKTGTTNDLRDAWFSGFNRDVVTTVWLGFDDNSPLGPRETGGVVALPIWVDFMGVALDGRPERSLPQPEGMVTVRIDAETGRLASSGSRRTIFETFTPEQVPEGDPGGRAASRDSRSGESDSVRPESLF
- a CDS encoding pilus assembly protein PilM, translated to MIGFSRKKPPLLGIDISSTTVKLVELSRSGGKYRVESYAVEPLPANAVAEKNIQEPQTVGDTIKRAVKRSGTKTRTCALAVPSSAVITKIITMPASLKPDEMEGQIQVEADQYIPYALEEVNLDFEVIGPTPKNPETVDVLLSASRSEIVEVREATAVMGGLEPKVIDVEAYAIEHTYPLLLNQLEGLEDAETVAIIDIGATMTSINILDQGSLTYTREQTFGGKQLTEEIMRRYGLSYDEAGQAKKEGGLPDNYVSEVLEPFKDTMVQQVGRFLQFFFAASQHNHVDQIVLAGGCASIPGVDELIESRIGTRTQIANPFGRMSLNTRVNPQRLGHDAPSLMIACGLAMRSFD